The following are from one region of the Quercus robur chromosome 1, dhQueRobu3.1, whole genome shotgun sequence genome:
- the LOC126692994 gene encoding uncharacterized protein LOC126692994 yields MEEDLDFDDENGQAAFPVHEGQVKIKLSNDMKRHIRGPWSKAIIVKLVGRTMGLSYMKSKLSQLWRPEGRMDCIDLSYGFFLVRFYSKEDLERVIKRGPWFIGDHFLSLRPWEPFFKPSTANVSLIVVWIRLNELPIELYETEVLKEIGESIVKVLRIDSHTAMEARGRYVRLCVQVDINRPLVNSLLIGRFEQVVTYEGIHKLCFSCGRIGHKVEACPYTIRKEKESQTQAKEVLVSQTNVEDDENFELWKVNDGVTHNACEATNGEGQYGPWMIVSRRRNGQKGVRTS; encoded by the coding sequence ATGGAAGAAGACTTGGACTTTGACGATGAGAACGGTCAGGCAGCCTTCCCCGTCCATGAGGGGCAAGTAAAAATCAAGCTGTCAAATGATATGAAGCGGCACATTCGAGGTCCTTGGTCTAAGGCTATCATTGTGAAGTTAGTTGGGAGAACAATGGGACTTAGCTATATGAAAAGCAAGTTGTCTCAGCTATGGAGGCCTGAAGGGAGGATGGATTGCATCGACCTTAGTTATGGCTTCTTCTTAGTCAGATTCTACTCCAAGGAAGACCTAGAGAGGGTGATTAAAAGGGGCCCGTGGTTCATAGGTGACCACTTTCTATCCTTGAGGCCGTGGGAGCCATTTTTCAAGCCATCGACGGCAAATGTTTCACTTATCGTTGTTTGGATCAGACTCAATGAGCTTCCTATTGAGTTATATGAAACTGAAGTGCTCAAAGAAATTGGTGAATCCATTGTCAAGGTGCTTAGGATTGACTCTCATACAGCCATGGAGGCGCGTGGCCGATACGTTAGATTATGCGTCCAGGTTGACATCAACAGGCCGCTTGTCAATAGCTTGCTTATCGGCCGGTTTGAGCAGGTGGTTACTTACGAGGGAATCCATAAATTGTGTTTTTCTTGTGGAAGAATTGGGCACAAGGTTGAAGCTTGCCCATACACTATTCGCAAGGAGAAGGAATCGCAAACTCAGGCAAAGGAGGTTCTAGTGAGCCAAACCAACGTTGAAGATGACGAAAACTTTGAACTCTGGAAAGTGAACGACGGTGTCACACACAATGCGTGTGAGGCGACGAACGGTGAGGGGCAATATGGTCCGTGGATGATTGTGAGCAGGAGACGTAACGGACAAAAAGGAGTAAGGACAAGTTAG
- the LOC126727400 gene encoding alanine--glyoxylate aminotransferase 2 homolog 2, mitochondrial-like, whose protein sequence is MQRIIQTAVTLSHRNSRSNSRCFLSQLAHTQNSIQDNNDILTPKMPHFDYTPPPYTGPSSAEILKKRKEYLSPSLFHFYNNPLNLVDGKMQYLYDETGRRYLDSFGGIATVCCGHCHPDVVEAIVNQTKRLQHSTVLYLNNAIADFAEALASKMPGDLKVVYFTNSGTEANELALMIARLYTGCHDIISLRNGYHGNAAGTMGATAQSNYKYNVVQTGVHHALNPDQYRGVFGSDGVKYAKDVQDIIDYGTSGHVGGLIAEAIQGVGGIMELAPGYLQAVYDSIRKAGGLCIADEVQSGFARTGSHFWGFEAHDVVPDIVTMAKGIGNGIPIGAVVTTPEVAKVLTYRNYFNTFGGNPVCSAGGLAVLRVIEKEKLQQNAFVVGSYLKERLSALKEKHEIIGDVRGRGLMLGVELVTDRQLKTPAKAEILHIMDQMRELGVLIGKGGFYGNVVRVTPPLCFTKEDADFLVDVMDYTMSKM, encoded by the exons ATGCAGCGAATCATCCAAACCGCAGTGACACTATCGCACAGAAATTCCAGGTCCAATTCTCGCTGCTTTCTCTCCCAGCTAGCCCATACCCAAAACTCCATTCAAGACAACAATGATATTCTCACACCCAAAATGCCCCACTTCGATTACACCCCACCCCCTTACACTGGCCCATCTTCTGCTGAGATCTTGAAGAAGCGCAAGGAGTACCTCAGCCCATCCCTGTTCCATTTCTACAACAACCCC TTGAATTTGGTAGATGGGAAAATGCAATATTTATATGACGAAACTGGTCGTAGATATTTGGATTCATTTGGTGGGATAGCCACAGTTTGTTGTGGACATTGTCACCCTGATGTGGTGGAAGCAATTGTTAACCAAACAAAGCGGTTGCAGCACTCTACGGTTCTGTATCTGAATAATGCTATTGCTGACTTTGCCGAGGCTCTGGCATCTAAGATGCCCGGAGATCTCAAG GTTGTTTATTTCACAAACTCTGGGACAGAAGCGAATGAGTTGGCTTTGATGATTGCGCGGTTGTATACAGGCTGCCATGACATTATTTCACTTAGAAACGGGTATCATGGGAATGCAGCTGGGACAATGGGTGCTACTGCTCAATCTAATTACAAGTACAATGTTGTACAG ACTGGAGTTCACCATGCCCTGAACCCAGATCAGTACCGAGGTGTCTTTGGTTCAGATGGAGTAAAATATGCTAAAGATGTCCAAGACATCATTGACTATGGAACTAGTGGTCATGTAGGTGGCCTTATTGCAGAAGCGATACAG GGAGTAGGTGGAATTATGGAGTTGGCGCCAGGTTACCTGCAAGCCGTGTATGACAGCATTAGAAAAGCTGGCGGCCTTTGTATAGCTGATGAGGTTCAGTCAGGGTTTGCTAGGACAGGCAGTCATTTCTGGGGCTTTGAAGCACATGATGTTGTTCCTGATATTGTGACCATGGCAAAG GGAATAGGAAATGGCATTCCCATTGGTGCAGTGGTAACAACTCCTGAGGTTGCAAAGGTCTTGACTTACCGCAATTATTTTAACACCTTTGGGGGAAACCCTGTATGTTCTGCTGGTGGTCTGGCTGTTCTGAGAGTGATTGAGAAGGAAAAGCTTCAGCAGAATGCATTTGTTGTGGGGTCATATCTGAAAGAGCGTCTTAGTGCCCTTAAGGAAAAACATGAAA TAATTGGCGATGTGAGGGGGAGAGGTTTGATGCTTGGAGTTGAACTTGTAACAGACCGCCAGTTAAAAACTCCAGCTAAGGCTGAAATTCTACATATTATGGACCAGATGAGAG AATTGGGAGTGCTGATAGGAAAAGGTGGGTTTTATGGAAATGTTGTTAGGGTCACACCTCCTCTCTGCTTCACCAAAGAAGATGCTG ATTTTCTTGTGGATGTGATGGACTACACAATGTCAAAGATGTGA
- the LOC126713887 gene encoding spermidine coumaroyl-CoA acyltransferase-like, producing the protein MANNHNTVFSLDRKDFVLVKPAKPTSSCVLSLSGIDNKPNLEHIGQTVYVYRSNVDVSNQADPARVIREALSKALVYYYPLAGKLKKNSDGKLQINCTADGVPFLVATSNCDLSSLHYLDGVDVEVTRQFVYDVPSEGDSGCHPLVLQVTKFSCGGFIIGMGMSHSVCDGFSAGQFLQALAELASGENEPSVKPVWERERLVVTPTEEPFQSPVDNTSIATSPYFPTTDFLHECFYVGGESIKRLKMSLMEECGSQNLNESFTTVEALASYVWRSRFRALKLNSDGKILFLLTVGIKKRLNPPLPDGYYGNAFTEENIVLTGGELNEAPLSKIVKLIKDTKKVASNSDYIMHSLVVLERFREVNIKFKAGGALMDFTDWRQLGLLDIDFGWKVPINIVPVPMNMIGYEDLCMFSPPSNVYPSKKDGVRVFISLPRAAMAKFKEEIDALKIAGDGACVSAL; encoded by the exons atgGCAAACAACCATAATACAGTCTTCTCACTTGATAGGAAAGATTTTGTGCTTGTAAAACCAGCGAAACCCACATCTTCATGTGTTCTTTCTCTTTCTGGCATTGACAACAAACCCAACCTTGAACATATTGGTCAAACCGTTTATGTGTACCGATCAAATGTTGA TGTTAGCAACCAAGCAGATCCAGCTAGGGTGATTAGAGAAGCCCTCTCTAAGGCTTTGGTTTATTACTATCCTCTGGCTGGCAAGCTTAAGAAAAACAGTGATGGAAAACTTCAAATCAATTGCACCGCAGATGGAGTGCCATTCTTAGTGGCGACTTCCAATTGCGACCTCTCTTCTCTTCACTATCTAGATGGGGTTGATGTTGAAGTAACCAGACAGTTTGTCTATGATGTTCCTTCTGAAGGTGACTCAGGTTGCCACCCTCTGGTTCTTCAAGTGACCAAATTTTCTTGTGGGGGTTTCATAATTGGGATGGGCATGTCACACTCCGTATGTGATGGGTTTAGTGCAGGCCAGTTCTTGCAAGCCCTGGCTGAGCTTGCAAGTGGAGAGAACGAGCCCTCGGTGAAACCTGTGTGGGAGAGGGAAAGACTGGTGGTAACACCTACTGAGGAGCCTTTCCAGTCCCCTGTGGATAACACTTCTATAGCAACTTCACCATATTTCCCAACTACAGACTTCTTGCATGAATGCTTTTACGTAGGTGGTGAAAGTATAAAAAGACTCAAAATGAGTTTGATGGAGGAATGTGGGAGTCAAAATTTGAATGAAAGTTTCACCACTGTTGAGGCTCTTGCCTCATATGTTTGGAGGTCAAGGTTTAGAGCTTTAAAATTGAATTCAGATGGCAAAATCCTCTTCTTGTTGACTGTGGGGATAAAGAAGCGATTGAATCCACCTTTGCCAGATGGGTATTATGGAAATGCTTTTACAGAGGAAAATATAGTGTTAACAGGAGGGGAACTTAATGAAGCACCACTCTCTAAGATAGTGAAACTCATAAAAGATACCAAAAAAGTTGCATCCAACAGTGATTATATCATGCACTCACTAGTCGTTTTGGAAAGATTCAGAGAAGTCAATATAAAGTTTAAGGCTGGAGGTGCATTAATGGATTTCACAGATTGGAGGCAACTAGGCTTGTTAGATATAGATTTTGGATGGAAGGTGCCAATTAACATTGTACCCGTACCAATGAACATGATTGGGTATGAGGATTTGTGTATGTTCTCGCCACCAAGCAATGTCTATCCTTCGAAGAAAGATGGCGTTAGGGTATTTATTTCTCTTCCCAGAGCTGCCATGGCCAAGTTCAAAGAAGAGATCGATGCTCTAAAGATTGCAGGTGATGGTGCTTGTGTTTCAgctttgtaa